A single Bos mutus isolate GX-2022 chromosome 25, NWIPB_WYAK_1.1, whole genome shotgun sequence DNA region contains:
- the DCUN1D3 gene encoding DCN1-like protein 3: MGQCVTKCKNPSSTLGSKNGDRDPSSKSHGRRSASHREEQLPTCGKPGGDILVNGTKKAEAAPEACQLPTSSGDAGREPKSNAEESSLQRLEELFRRYKDEREDAILEEGMERFCNDLCVDPTEFRVLLLAWKFQAATMCKFTRKEFFDGCKAISADSIDGICARFPSLLTEAKQEDKFKDLYRFTFQFGLDSEEGQRSLHREIAIALWKLVFTQNNPPVLDQWLNFLTENPSGIKGISRDTWNMFLNFTQVIGPDLSNYSEDEAWPSLFDTFVEWEMERRKREGEGRGALSSGPEGLCPEEQT, encoded by the exons ATGGGCCAGTGTGTCACCAAGTGTAAGAATCCCTCATCAACTCTGGGTAGCAAGAATGGAGACCGTGATCCCAGCAGCAAGTCACATGGTAGGCGGAGTGCAAGCCACCGTGAGGAACAGCTGCCAACCTGTGGCAAGCCAGGTGGAGATATCCTTGTCAATGGGACCAAAAAGGCAGAGGCTGCTCCTGAGGCCTGCCAgctgccaacatcctctggagatgctgggagggagccCAAGTCAAATGCCGAGGAGTCGTCTTTGCAGAGGTTGGAAGAACTGTTCAGGCGCTATAAGGATGAACGGGAGGATGCAAttttggaggaaggcatggagcGCTTTTGCAATGATCTATGTGTGGACCCCACGGAATTTCGAGTGCTGCTTTTGGCTTGGAAGTTCCAGGCTGCTACCATGTGCAAATTCACCAG GAAGGAATTTTTTGACGGCTGCAAAGCAATAAGTGCAGACAGCATTGATGGGATCTGTGCACGGTTCCCTAGCCTCTTAACAGAAGCCAAACAAGAGGATAAATTCAAGGATCTCTACCGGTTTACATTTCAGTTTGGCCTGGACTCTGAAGAAGGGCAGCGGTCACTGCATCGAGAAATAGCCATTGCCCTGTGGAAACTCGTCTTTACCCAGAACAATCCTCCGGTATTGGACCAGTGGCTAAACTTCCTAACAGAGAACCCCTCGGGGATCAAGGGCATCTCCAGGGACACTTGGAATATGTTCCTTAACTTCACTCAGGTGATTGGCCCTGACCTCAGCAACTACAGCGAAGATGAGGCCTGGCCAAGTCTCTTCGATACCTTTGTGGAGTGGGAAATGGAGcgaaggaaaagagaaggggaagggagaggcgCACTCAGCTCAGGGCCCGAGGGCTTGTGTCCCGAGGAGCAGACTTAG